In Tachypleus tridentatus isolate NWPU-2018 chromosome 7, ASM421037v1, whole genome shotgun sequence, a genomic segment contains:
- the LOC143256893 gene encoding beta-arrestin-1-like isoform X3: protein MDNNTDDQGKRQGTRVFKKSSPNGKITVYLGKRDFVDHITHVEPIDGVVLVDPEYVKDRRVFGHVLAAFRYGREDLDVLGLNFRKDLYLASEQLYPFSTDPDKNHPLTRLQERLLRKLGPNAYPFYFELPPHCPASVTLQPASGETGKPCGVDYELKAYVADTVDEKPHKRNSVRLAIRKVMYAPSKQGEQPSVEISKEFMMSPNKLHLEASLDKELYHHGEDIAVNVHIANNSNRTVKKVKISVRQFADICLFTAAQYKCSVASVESEDGCPVGPGFTLSKVYYLKPLLANNKDKRGLALDGQLKHEDTNLASSTIITDPSQKENLGIIVQYKVKVKLCLGPLGGDVVAELPFILMHPKPEEPPDTPSGQESISEKSQEDNSVPVDINLIQFDTRNIDAFHG, encoded by the exons ggtttttaagaaaagttCTCCCAATGGAAAG ATAACAGTTTACTTGGGCAAAAGAGACTTTGTTGACCACATAACTCATGTTGAACCAATTG ATGGAGTGGTTTTGGTAGATCCTGAGTATGTGAAAGATAGGCGTGTATTCGGTCACGTTCTTGCAGCATTTCGATATGGTCGTGAAGACTTGGATGTTCTTGGGTTAAACTTTCGGAAGGACCTGTACCTTGCCTCAGAGCAGCTGTATCCTTTTTCAACTGATCCTGATAAAAACCACCCACTGACTCGTCTTCAGGAACGTCTTCTCAGGAAACTCGGCCCAAATGCTTACCCTTTTTATTTTGAG CTTCCTCCTCATTGTCCAGCATCAGTCACTTTACAGCCTGCTTCTGGAGAAACTGGAAAACCATGTGGAGTAGACTATGAACTTAAAGCTTATGTGGCAGATACAGTGGATGAGAAGCCACATAAAAG AAACTCTGTTAGGTTAGCCATACGAAAGGTGATGTATGCACCAAGCAAGCAAGGGGAACAGCCCAGTGTTGAAATCAGTAAAGAATTTATGATGTCACCTAATAAGTTGCATTTAGAAGCCTCACTTGACAAAGAG CTCTATCACCATGGAGAAGATATTGCAGTCAATGTTCACATAGCAAACAACTCAAATAGGACAGTGAAAAAAGTCAAGATATCAG TTCGACAGTTTGCTGATATTTGCCTGTTTACTGCAGCACAGTATAAATGTTCAGTAGCTTCAGTGGAGAGTGA ggATGGGTGTCCTGTTGGACCTGGGTTTACATTATCAAAGGTTTACTATTTGAAGCCTCTATTAGCCAATAATAAAGACAAGCGTGGTCTAGCATTAGATGGGCAATTAAAACACGAGGACACAAATCTTGCATCATCCACCAT CATCACAGATccttctcaaaaagaaaacttagGGATTATAGTGCAGTACAAAGTAAAAGTTAAGTTATGTCTAGGACCTCTTGGAGG GGATGTTGTTGCAGAACTTCCTTTCATTTTGATGCATCCAAAGCCTGAAGAACCACCAGACACACCTTCAGGTCAAGAGTCCATTTCGGAAAAAAGTCAGGAGGATAATAGTGTTCCTGTTGATATCAATTTGATACAGTTTGATAC AAGAAATATCGATGCCTTCCATGGATGA
- the LOC143256893 gene encoding beta-arrestin-1-like isoform X2: protein MVFKKSSPNGKITVYLGKRDFVDHITHVEPIDGVVLVDPEYVKDRRVFGHVLAAFRYGREDLDVLGLNFRKDLYLASEQLYPFSTDPDKNHPLTRLQERLLRKLGPNAYPFYFELPPHCPASVTLQPASGETGKPCGVDYELKAYVADTVDEKPHKRNSVRLAIRKVMYAPSKQGEQPSVEISKEFMMSPNKLHLEASLDKELYHHGEDIAVNVHIANNSNRTVKKVKISVRQFADICLFTAAQYKCSVASVESEDGCPVGPGFTLSKVYYLKPLLANNKDKRGLALDGQLKHEDTNLASSTIITDPSQKENLGIIVQYKVKVKLCLGPLGGDVVAELPFILMHPKPEEPPDTPSGQESISEKSQEDNSVPVDINLIQFDTESTNCSSAQEDFVFEDFARSRLRGETEA, encoded by the exons ggtttttaagaaaagttCTCCCAATGGAAAG ATAACAGTTTACTTGGGCAAAAGAGACTTTGTTGACCACATAACTCATGTTGAACCAATTG ATGGAGTGGTTTTGGTAGATCCTGAGTATGTGAAAGATAGGCGTGTATTCGGTCACGTTCTTGCAGCATTTCGATATGGTCGTGAAGACTTGGATGTTCTTGGGTTAAACTTTCGGAAGGACCTGTACCTTGCCTCAGAGCAGCTGTATCCTTTTTCAACTGATCCTGATAAAAACCACCCACTGACTCGTCTTCAGGAACGTCTTCTCAGGAAACTCGGCCCAAATGCTTACCCTTTTTATTTTGAG CTTCCTCCTCATTGTCCAGCATCAGTCACTTTACAGCCTGCTTCTGGAGAAACTGGAAAACCATGTGGAGTAGACTATGAACTTAAAGCTTATGTGGCAGATACAGTGGATGAGAAGCCACATAAAAG AAACTCTGTTAGGTTAGCCATACGAAAGGTGATGTATGCACCAAGCAAGCAAGGGGAACAGCCCAGTGTTGAAATCAGTAAAGAATTTATGATGTCACCTAATAAGTTGCATTTAGAAGCCTCACTTGACAAAGAG CTCTATCACCATGGAGAAGATATTGCAGTCAATGTTCACATAGCAAACAACTCAAATAGGACAGTGAAAAAAGTCAAGATATCAG TTCGACAGTTTGCTGATATTTGCCTGTTTACTGCAGCACAGTATAAATGTTCAGTAGCTTCAGTGGAGAGTGA ggATGGGTGTCCTGTTGGACCTGGGTTTACATTATCAAAGGTTTACTATTTGAAGCCTCTATTAGCCAATAATAAAGACAAGCGTGGTCTAGCATTAGATGGGCAATTAAAACACGAGGACACAAATCTTGCATCATCCACCAT CATCACAGATccttctcaaaaagaaaacttagGGATTATAGTGCAGTACAAAGTAAAAGTTAAGTTATGTCTAGGACCTCTTGGAGG GGATGTTGTTGCAGAACTTCCTTTCATTTTGATGCATCCAAAGCCTGAAGAACCACCAGACACACCTTCAGGTCAAGAGTCCATTTCGGAAAAAAGTCAGGAGGATAATAGTGTTCCTGTTGATATCAATTTGATACAGTTTGATAC aGAAAGTACCAACTGTTCTTCTGCTCaagaagattttgtttttgaagattTTGCTAGATCTAGACTTAGAGGTGAAACTGAAGCTTAA
- the LOC143256893 gene encoding beta-arrestin-1-like isoform X5, with the protein MLLINGVVLVDPEYVKDRRVFGHVLAAFRYGREDLDVLGLNFRKDLYLASEQLYPFSTDPDKNHPLTRLQERLLRKLGPNAYPFYFELPPHCPASVTLQPASGETGKPCGVDYELKAYVADTVDEKPHKRNSVRLAIRKVMYAPSKQGEQPSVEISKEFMMSPNKLHLEASLDKELYHHGEDIAVNVHIANNSNRTVKKVKISVRQFADICLFTAAQYKCSVASVESEDGCPVGPGFTLSKVYYLKPLLANNKDKRGLALDGQLKHEDTNLASSTIITDPSQKENLGIIVQYKVKVKLCLGPLGGDVVAELPFILMHPKPEEPPDTPSGQESISEKSQEDNSVPVDINLIQFDTESTNCSSAQEDFVFEDFARSRLRGETEA; encoded by the exons ATGCTTCTGATCA ATGGAGTGGTTTTGGTAGATCCTGAGTATGTGAAAGATAGGCGTGTATTCGGTCACGTTCTTGCAGCATTTCGATATGGTCGTGAAGACTTGGATGTTCTTGGGTTAAACTTTCGGAAGGACCTGTACCTTGCCTCAGAGCAGCTGTATCCTTTTTCAACTGATCCTGATAAAAACCACCCACTGACTCGTCTTCAGGAACGTCTTCTCAGGAAACTCGGCCCAAATGCTTACCCTTTTTATTTTGAG CTTCCTCCTCATTGTCCAGCATCAGTCACTTTACAGCCTGCTTCTGGAGAAACTGGAAAACCATGTGGAGTAGACTATGAACTTAAAGCTTATGTGGCAGATACAGTGGATGAGAAGCCACATAAAAG AAACTCTGTTAGGTTAGCCATACGAAAGGTGATGTATGCACCAAGCAAGCAAGGGGAACAGCCCAGTGTTGAAATCAGTAAAGAATTTATGATGTCACCTAATAAGTTGCATTTAGAAGCCTCACTTGACAAAGAG CTCTATCACCATGGAGAAGATATTGCAGTCAATGTTCACATAGCAAACAACTCAAATAGGACAGTGAAAAAAGTCAAGATATCAG TTCGACAGTTTGCTGATATTTGCCTGTTTACTGCAGCACAGTATAAATGTTCAGTAGCTTCAGTGGAGAGTGA ggATGGGTGTCCTGTTGGACCTGGGTTTACATTATCAAAGGTTTACTATTTGAAGCCTCTATTAGCCAATAATAAAGACAAGCGTGGTCTAGCATTAGATGGGCAATTAAAACACGAGGACACAAATCTTGCATCATCCACCAT CATCACAGATccttctcaaaaagaaaacttagGGATTATAGTGCAGTACAAAGTAAAAGTTAAGTTATGTCTAGGACCTCTTGGAGG GGATGTTGTTGCAGAACTTCCTTTCATTTTGATGCATCCAAAGCCTGAAGAACCACCAGACACACCTTCAGGTCAAGAGTCCATTTCGGAAAAAAGTCAGGAGGATAATAGTGTTCCTGTTGATATCAATTTGATACAGTTTGATAC aGAAAGTACCAACTGTTCTTCTGCTCaagaagattttgtttttgaagattTTGCTAGATCTAGACTTAGAGGTGAAACTGAAGCTTAA
- the LOC143256893 gene encoding beta-arrestin-1-like isoform X1: MDNNTDDQGKRQGTRVFKKSSPNGKITVYLGKRDFVDHITHVEPIDGVVLVDPEYVKDRRVFGHVLAAFRYGREDLDVLGLNFRKDLYLASEQLYPFSTDPDKNHPLTRLQERLLRKLGPNAYPFYFELPPHCPASVTLQPASGETGKPCGVDYELKAYVADTVDEKPHKRNSVRLAIRKVMYAPSKQGEQPSVEISKEFMMSPNKLHLEASLDKELYHHGEDIAVNVHIANNSNRTVKKVKISVRQFADICLFTAAQYKCSVASVESEDGCPVGPGFTLSKVYYLKPLLANNKDKRGLALDGQLKHEDTNLASSTIITDPSQKENLGIIVQYKVKVKLCLGPLGGDVVAELPFILMHPKPEEPPDTPSGQESISEKSQEDNSVPVDINLIQFDTESTNCSSAQEDFVFEDFARSRLRGETEA; the protein is encoded by the exons ggtttttaagaaaagttCTCCCAATGGAAAG ATAACAGTTTACTTGGGCAAAAGAGACTTTGTTGACCACATAACTCATGTTGAACCAATTG ATGGAGTGGTTTTGGTAGATCCTGAGTATGTGAAAGATAGGCGTGTATTCGGTCACGTTCTTGCAGCATTTCGATATGGTCGTGAAGACTTGGATGTTCTTGGGTTAAACTTTCGGAAGGACCTGTACCTTGCCTCAGAGCAGCTGTATCCTTTTTCAACTGATCCTGATAAAAACCACCCACTGACTCGTCTTCAGGAACGTCTTCTCAGGAAACTCGGCCCAAATGCTTACCCTTTTTATTTTGAG CTTCCTCCTCATTGTCCAGCATCAGTCACTTTACAGCCTGCTTCTGGAGAAACTGGAAAACCATGTGGAGTAGACTATGAACTTAAAGCTTATGTGGCAGATACAGTGGATGAGAAGCCACATAAAAG AAACTCTGTTAGGTTAGCCATACGAAAGGTGATGTATGCACCAAGCAAGCAAGGGGAACAGCCCAGTGTTGAAATCAGTAAAGAATTTATGATGTCACCTAATAAGTTGCATTTAGAAGCCTCACTTGACAAAGAG CTCTATCACCATGGAGAAGATATTGCAGTCAATGTTCACATAGCAAACAACTCAAATAGGACAGTGAAAAAAGTCAAGATATCAG TTCGACAGTTTGCTGATATTTGCCTGTTTACTGCAGCACAGTATAAATGTTCAGTAGCTTCAGTGGAGAGTGA ggATGGGTGTCCTGTTGGACCTGGGTTTACATTATCAAAGGTTTACTATTTGAAGCCTCTATTAGCCAATAATAAAGACAAGCGTGGTCTAGCATTAGATGGGCAATTAAAACACGAGGACACAAATCTTGCATCATCCACCAT CATCACAGATccttctcaaaaagaaaacttagGGATTATAGTGCAGTACAAAGTAAAAGTTAAGTTATGTCTAGGACCTCTTGGAGG GGATGTTGTTGCAGAACTTCCTTTCATTTTGATGCATCCAAAGCCTGAAGAACCACCAGACACACCTTCAGGTCAAGAGTCCATTTCGGAAAAAAGTCAGGAGGATAATAGTGTTCCTGTTGATATCAATTTGATACAGTTTGATAC aGAAAGTACCAACTGTTCTTCTGCTCaagaagattttgtttttgaagattTTGCTAGATCTAGACTTAGAGGTGAAACTGAAGCTTAA
- the LOC143256893 gene encoding beta-arrestin-1-like isoform X4, which yields MDNNTDDQGKRQGTRVFKKSSPNGKITVYLGKRDFVDHITHVEPIDGVVLVDPEYVKDRRVFGHVLAAFRYGREDLDVLGLNFRKDLYLASEQLYPFSTDPDKNHPLTRLQERLLRKLGPNAYPFYFELPPHCPASVTLQPASGETGKPCGVDYELKAYVADTVDEKPHKRNSVRLAIRKVMYAPSKQGEQPSVEISKEFMMSPNKLHLEASLDKELYHHGEDIAVNVHIANNSNRTVKKVKISVRQFADICLFTAAQYKCSVASVESEDGCPVGPGFTLSKVYYLKPLLANNKDKRGLALDGQLKHEDTNLASSTIITDPSQKENLGIIVQYKVKVKLCLGPLGGDVVAELPFILMHPKPEEPPDTPSGQESISEKSQEDNSVPVDINLIQFDTV from the exons ggtttttaagaaaagttCTCCCAATGGAAAG ATAACAGTTTACTTGGGCAAAAGAGACTTTGTTGACCACATAACTCATGTTGAACCAATTG ATGGAGTGGTTTTGGTAGATCCTGAGTATGTGAAAGATAGGCGTGTATTCGGTCACGTTCTTGCAGCATTTCGATATGGTCGTGAAGACTTGGATGTTCTTGGGTTAAACTTTCGGAAGGACCTGTACCTTGCCTCAGAGCAGCTGTATCCTTTTTCAACTGATCCTGATAAAAACCACCCACTGACTCGTCTTCAGGAACGTCTTCTCAGGAAACTCGGCCCAAATGCTTACCCTTTTTATTTTGAG CTTCCTCCTCATTGTCCAGCATCAGTCACTTTACAGCCTGCTTCTGGAGAAACTGGAAAACCATGTGGAGTAGACTATGAACTTAAAGCTTATGTGGCAGATACAGTGGATGAGAAGCCACATAAAAG AAACTCTGTTAGGTTAGCCATACGAAAGGTGATGTATGCACCAAGCAAGCAAGGGGAACAGCCCAGTGTTGAAATCAGTAAAGAATTTATGATGTCACCTAATAAGTTGCATTTAGAAGCCTCACTTGACAAAGAG CTCTATCACCATGGAGAAGATATTGCAGTCAATGTTCACATAGCAAACAACTCAAATAGGACAGTGAAAAAAGTCAAGATATCAG TTCGACAGTTTGCTGATATTTGCCTGTTTACTGCAGCACAGTATAAATGTTCAGTAGCTTCAGTGGAGAGTGA ggATGGGTGTCCTGTTGGACCTGGGTTTACATTATCAAAGGTTTACTATTTGAAGCCTCTATTAGCCAATAATAAAGACAAGCGTGGTCTAGCATTAGATGGGCAATTAAAACACGAGGACACAAATCTTGCATCATCCACCAT CATCACAGATccttctcaaaaagaaaacttagGGATTATAGTGCAGTACAAAGTAAAAGTTAAGTTATGTCTAGGACCTCTTGGAGG GGATGTTGTTGCAGAACTTCCTTTCATTTTGATGCATCCAAAGCCTGAAGAACCACCAGACACACCTTCAGGTCAAGAGTCCATTTCGGAAAAAAGTCAGGAGGATAATAGTGTTCCTGTTGATATCAATTTGATACAGTTTGATAC TGTTTGA